The Streptomyces sp. NBC_01197 genome window below encodes:
- a CDS encoding ribonuclease D, whose product MTDAQETAAETALRTTGGAPPDDVEQAPIPLLEPREGIPPVVATDEALADVVAAFAAGTGPVAVDAERASGYRYGQRAYLVQLRREGAGSALVDPVGCPDLSSLGAAIADAEWVLHAATQDLPCLREIGMIPTRIFDTELAGRLAGFPRVGLGAMVESVLGFTLEKGHSAVDWSTRPLPEPWLRYAALDVELLVDLRDALEEELDRQGKLGWAMEEFDAIASAPPAPPRKDPWRRTSGMHKVRRRRQMAVVRELWNTRDGVAQRRDVSPGKVLGDGAIVEAALGLPANLQELTALPGFGHRMGKRQLEQWQAAVDRAKALPDTALPQPGQQVAGPPPPRAWADKDPAAAARLSAARAAVSALADELNMPQENLMTPDTVRRVCWEPPRERTVETVSAVLSGLGARSWQIEQVAPLLTAAVQDRPGQS is encoded by the coding sequence GTGACCGACGCTCAAGAGACCGCAGCAGAGACAGCACTGCGAACCACTGGGGGCGCTCCCCCGGACGACGTCGAACAGGCGCCGATCCCCTTGCTGGAGCCCCGCGAGGGCATTCCGCCGGTGGTTGCCACCGATGAAGCACTGGCCGATGTCGTGGCCGCGTTCGCCGCGGGGACAGGGCCCGTCGCCGTCGACGCCGAGCGCGCGTCCGGCTACCGGTACGGACAGCGCGCGTATCTGGTGCAGCTGCGCCGCGAGGGCGCGGGCAGCGCCCTCGTCGATCCGGTCGGCTGCCCCGACCTCTCCTCCCTCGGCGCTGCCATCGCCGACGCCGAGTGGGTGCTGCACGCCGCGACACAGGACCTTCCGTGCCTGCGGGAAATAGGCATGATTCCCACCCGGATCTTCGACACCGAGCTGGCCGGGCGGCTGGCCGGTTTCCCGCGGGTCGGCCTCGGCGCGATGGTCGAGAGCGTGCTGGGGTTCACGCTGGAGAAGGGCCACTCGGCGGTCGACTGGTCGACCCGCCCGCTGCCCGAGCCGTGGCTGCGCTACGCCGCGCTCGACGTGGAACTGCTGGTCGACCTCCGGGACGCCCTGGAGGAGGAACTGGACCGGCAGGGGAAGCTGGGCTGGGCGATGGAGGAGTTCGACGCCATCGCGTCGGCGCCGCCCGCCCCGCCGCGCAAGGACCCCTGGCGCCGTACGTCCGGGATGCACAAGGTACGCAGGCGCCGTCAGATGGCGGTGGTACGGGAACTGTGGAACACCCGCGACGGGGTGGCTCAGCGGCGTGACGTCTCCCCCGGGAAGGTCCTCGGGGACGGTGCGATCGTCGAGGCCGCCCTGGGCCTCCCGGCGAATCTCCAGGAGCTCACCGCACTGCCCGGTTTCGGCCACCGCATGGGCAAGCGCCAGCTGGAGCAGTGGCAGGCGGCCGTGGACCGGGCCAAGGCGCTCCCCGACACCGCACTTCCGCAGCCCGGCCAGCAGGTGGCCGGTCCGCCGCCGCCCCGCGCCTGGGCGGACAAGGACCCGGCGGCCGCCGCCCGGCTCTCCGCGGCCCGCGCGGCCGTATCGGCTCTCGCCGATGAGCTGAACATGCCGCAGGAGAATCTGATGACCCCGGACACCGTGCGCCGGGTGTGCTGGGAGCCGCCGCGCGAGCGGACGGTGGAGACGGTCTCGGCCGTTCTCTCCGGGCTCGGCGCCCGGAGCTGGCAGATCGAGCAGGTCGCTCCGCTGCTGACGGCCGCCGTCCAGGACCGGCCGGGCCAGAGCTGA